From one Esox lucius isolate fEsoLuc1 chromosome 11, fEsoLuc1.pri, whole genome shotgun sequence genomic stretch:
- the prpsap2 gene encoding phosphoribosyl pyrophosphate synthase-associated protein 2 isoform X2, whose product MNHTKGGLLIFTANSHPSSRELSKRIAERLGVELGKVQVYQEDNRETRVQIQESVRGKDVFIIQTMSKDVNTTIMELLIMVYACRTSCARSITGVLPYFPYSKQCKMRKRGSIVTKLLASMMCKAGLSHLITMDLHQKEIQGFFNIPVDNLRASPFLLQYIQEEIPDYRNAVIVAKSPASAKRAQSFAERLRLGIAVIHGEAQDAESDLVDGRHSPPTVKTTGAIHPSMEIPLLIPKEKPPITVVGDVGGRIAIIVDDIIDDVDSFLAAAETLKERGAYKIFIMATHGILSSDAPRLIEESPIHQVVVTNTIPHELQKLQCPKIQTVDISMILSEAIRRIHNGESMSYLFANIGVDD is encoded by the exons ATGAATCACACCAAGGGAGGCCTGCTGATCTTCACTGCCAACTCACACCCATCCTCTAGGGAGCTCAGCAAGAGGATCGCaga GCGTCTAGGGGTGGAGCTTGGGAAGGTGCAGGTGTACCAGGAAGACAACAGAG AAACGCGTGTTCAGATCCAGGAGTCAGTTCGAGGCAAAGATGTCTTCatcatccagacaatgtctaa GGACGTGAACACTACCATAATGGAGTTGTTGATCATGGTGTACGCATGCAGGACGTCCTGTGCCAGGAGCATCACAGGGGTGCTTCCTTATTTCCCCTACAGTAAACAGTGCAAAATGAGGAAGAGGGGATCCATTGTCACTAAGCTGCTGGCCTCCATGATGTGTAAAGCAG gTCTGAGCCATCTCATCACGATGGACCTTCATCAGAAGGAGATTCAGGGTTTCTTTAACATCCCAGTTGACAACCTGAGAGCTTCACCCTTCTTACTGCAGTACATACAGGAGGAG ATTCCTGATTACAGAAATGCAGTGATCGTGGCCAAATCTCCAGCCTCTGCTAAAAG ggccCAGTCGTTTGCGGAAAGGTTGCGTCTTGGTATTGCAGTGATTCATGGGGAGGCCCAGGATGCTGAGTCAGACCTTGTGGATGGACGACACTCCCCCCCCACTGTCAAGACCACTGGAGCCATTCACCCCAGCATGGAGATACcct TGTTGATCCCAAAAGAGAAGCCTCCCATCACGGTGGTTGGAGACGTAGGAGGACGAATCGCCATCATAGTG GATGACATCATTGATGATGTCGATAGTTTCCTGGCGGCGGCCGAGACATTGAAGGAGCGCGGAGCGTACAAGATCTTCATCATGGCAACGCATGGCATCCTGTCCTCTGATGCACCAAGGCTCATAGAGGAGTCACCCATCCACCAG gtggtggTAACCAACACTATTCCACACGAGCTCCAGAAGCTCCAGTGCCCTAAGATCCAGACAGTTGACATCAGCATGATCCTCTCCGAGGCCATCAGACGCATCCACAACGGAGAGAGTATGAGCTACCTGTTTGCAAACATAGGGGTTGACGACTAA
- the prpsap2 gene encoding phosphoribosyl pyrophosphate synthase-associated protein 2 isoform X3: protein MSVAFPSLLSSHRMSPLLSFHWLSTLSSLLIGYVSICRRLGVELGKVQVYQEDNRETRVQIQESVRGKDVFIIQTMSNKQCKMRKRGSIVTKLLASMMCKAGLSHLITMDLHQKEIQGFFNIPVDNLRASPFLLQYIQEEIPDYRNAVIVAKSPASAKRAQSFAERLRLGIAVIHGEAQDAESDLVDGRHSPPTVKTTGAIHPSMEIPLLIPKEKPPITVVGDVGGRIAIIVDDIIDDVDSFLAAAETLKERGAYKIFIMATHGILSSDAPRLIEESPIHQVVVTNTIPHELQKLQCPKIQTVDISMILSEAIRRIHNGESMSYLFANIGVDD, encoded by the exons atGTCAGTGGCCTTCCCCTCTTTGCTCTCTTCTCACAGAATGTCTCCTCTGCTCTCTTTTCATTGGCTGTCTACCCTCAGCTCTCTTCTCATTGGTTATGTCTCCATTTGCAGGCGTCTAGGGGTGGAGCTTGGGAAGGTGCAGGTGTACCAGGAAGACAACAGAG AAACGCGTGTTCAGATCCAGGAGTCAGTTCGAGGCAAAGATGTCTTCatcatccagacaatgtctaa TAAACAGTGCAAAATGAGGAAGAGGGGATCCATTGTCACTAAGCTGCTGGCCTCCATGATGTGTAAAGCAG gTCTGAGCCATCTCATCACGATGGACCTTCATCAGAAGGAGATTCAGGGTTTCTTTAACATCCCAGTTGACAACCTGAGAGCTTCACCCTTCTTACTGCAGTACATACAGGAGGAG ATTCCTGATTACAGAAATGCAGTGATCGTGGCCAAATCTCCAGCCTCTGCTAAAAG ggccCAGTCGTTTGCGGAAAGGTTGCGTCTTGGTATTGCAGTGATTCATGGGGAGGCCCAGGATGCTGAGTCAGACCTTGTGGATGGACGACACTCCCCCCCCACTGTCAAGACCACTGGAGCCATTCACCCCAGCATGGAGATACcct TGTTGATCCCAAAAGAGAAGCCTCCCATCACGGTGGTTGGAGACGTAGGAGGACGAATCGCCATCATAGTG GATGACATCATTGATGATGTCGATAGTTTCCTGGCGGCGGCCGAGACATTGAAGGAGCGCGGAGCGTACAAGATCTTCATCATGGCAACGCATGGCATCCTGTCCTCTGATGCACCAAGGCTCATAGAGGAGTCACCCATCCACCAG gtggtggTAACCAACACTATTCCACACGAGCTCCAGAAGCTCCAGTGCCCTAAGATCCAGACAGTTGACATCAGCATGATCCTCTCCGAGGCCATCAGACGCATCCACAACGGAGAGAGTATGAGCTACCTGTTTGCAAACATAGGGGTTGACGACTAA
- the prpsap2 gene encoding phosphoribosyl pyrophosphate synthase-associated protein 2 isoform X1, with translation MSVAFPSLLSSHRMSPLLSFHWLSTLSSLLIGYVSICRRLGVELGKVQVYQEDNRETRVQIQESVRGKDVFIIQTMSKDVNTTIMELLIMVYACRTSCARSITGVLPYFPYSKQCKMRKRGSIVTKLLASMMCKAGLSHLITMDLHQKEIQGFFNIPVDNLRASPFLLQYIQEEIPDYRNAVIVAKSPASAKRAQSFAERLRLGIAVIHGEAQDAESDLVDGRHSPPTVKTTGAIHPSMEIPLLIPKEKPPITVVGDVGGRIAIIVDDIIDDVDSFLAAAETLKERGAYKIFIMATHGILSSDAPRLIEESPIHQVVVTNTIPHELQKLQCPKIQTVDISMILSEAIRRIHNGESMSYLFANIGVDD, from the exons atGTCAGTGGCCTTCCCCTCTTTGCTCTCTTCTCACAGAATGTCTCCTCTGCTCTCTTTTCATTGGCTGTCTACCCTCAGCTCTCTTCTCATTGGTTATGTCTCCATTTGCAGGCGTCTAGGGGTGGAGCTTGGGAAGGTGCAGGTGTACCAGGAAGACAACAGAG AAACGCGTGTTCAGATCCAGGAGTCAGTTCGAGGCAAAGATGTCTTCatcatccagacaatgtctaa GGACGTGAACACTACCATAATGGAGTTGTTGATCATGGTGTACGCATGCAGGACGTCCTGTGCCAGGAGCATCACAGGGGTGCTTCCTTATTTCCCCTACAGTAAACAGTGCAAAATGAGGAAGAGGGGATCCATTGTCACTAAGCTGCTGGCCTCCATGATGTGTAAAGCAG gTCTGAGCCATCTCATCACGATGGACCTTCATCAGAAGGAGATTCAGGGTTTCTTTAACATCCCAGTTGACAACCTGAGAGCTTCACCCTTCTTACTGCAGTACATACAGGAGGAG ATTCCTGATTACAGAAATGCAGTGATCGTGGCCAAATCTCCAGCCTCTGCTAAAAG ggccCAGTCGTTTGCGGAAAGGTTGCGTCTTGGTATTGCAGTGATTCATGGGGAGGCCCAGGATGCTGAGTCAGACCTTGTGGATGGACGACACTCCCCCCCCACTGTCAAGACCACTGGAGCCATTCACCCCAGCATGGAGATACcct TGTTGATCCCAAAAGAGAAGCCTCCCATCACGGTGGTTGGAGACGTAGGAGGACGAATCGCCATCATAGTG GATGACATCATTGATGATGTCGATAGTTTCCTGGCGGCGGCCGAGACATTGAAGGAGCGCGGAGCGTACAAGATCTTCATCATGGCAACGCATGGCATCCTGTCCTCTGATGCACCAAGGCTCATAGAGGAGTCACCCATCCACCAG gtggtggTAACCAACACTATTCCACACGAGCTCCAGAAGCTCCAGTGCCCTAAGATCCAGACAGTTGACATCAGCATGATCCTCTCCGAGGCCATCAGACGCATCCACAACGGAGAGAGTATGAGCTACCTGTTTGCAAACATAGGGGTTGACGACTAA